A region of the Cytobacillus luteolus genome:
AAACAGCTGTTCATGCCATGAATTTAATAAAAGATACAGAAGCGCTTATTTTTGATTTACGTAAAAACGGTGGCGGTTCGCCTGAAATGGTTGCTCTTATTTCTAGTTATTTATTTGAAGAAAAAGTCCATTTAAACAGCTTTTACTTCCGTCCAACAGATACAATGAGTGAGTCATGGACTAATCCAAATCAAGTTCAAGGCACACAATATATCAATAAGCCTGTTTACATTCTAACAAGTAATTATACATTCTCAGCTGCTGAAGAATTCACTTATAATTTAAAAAACTTAAACCGAGCGACTATTGTTGGGGAAATTACACGTGGAGGAGCCCATCCGGGGGGCTTCCAACCAATTACGAACAACTTTGAAGCCTTTATACCAACTGGAAAAGCGATCAACCCAATTACAAATACCAACTGGGAAGGCACAGGTGTTGAACCACACATCCTAATGGATAAAGAAGAAGCCTTCGCATACGTCTATAAGACAGCGTTAGAACATGTAAAAGCCAAATACAAAGACATACCTGGCTATTCCTTTCTCCTAAAAGAGATCGAACAAGTTCTATAGCAAAAACTAAGGGGCCTGACCCCCAATGCGTTAAAGCTTTAACGCGCCGGGGGTCAGGCCCCAAAATAGTGTATAATGAATCTAATCGGATTTCGAATATGATCGTGTATCTGCGAGAATGCTATTACTAAATCAGATAATACAAAAAAATGAGGTTACTACATGAGTGAACGGAATTTTGAAGGGTACAAGTTAAGTGAAGAAATAAGAAGAGCTCTTAGTGTGTTAAAGTACGAAACGCCAACAGAAGTTCAGCAAGAAGTTATACCTAAGGCGTTATCAAATCAAGATCTTGTCGTTAAGTCTCAAACGGGAAGTGGGAAAACAGCAGCTTTTGGAATCCCTCTATGTGAAATGGTGGAATGGGAAGAGAAAAATCCACAGGCCTTAATACTAACTCCTACAAGAGAGCTTGCGGTTCAAGTTCGAGAGGATATTACGAACATTGGTAGATTTAAACGAATTAAAGCGATGGCGGTCTATGGTAAAGAACCTTTTACGAAACAAAAAGAAGAATTAAAACAAAAGACGCATGTTGTTGTCGGGACTCCTGGGCGAGTAATGGATCATATCGAAAGAGGAACACTCCTACTAGACCAAGTAAAGTATTTAATTATTGATGAAGCCGATGAAATGTTAAATATGGGGTTCATAGACGATGTGGAAACGATTATAAAGGAAATACCAACCAATCGAGTTACAATGGTGTTTTCTGCTACGTTACCAAAAGATGTTGAAAATCTATGCCACAAATATATGAAAGATCCAATCAACATTGAAATCGAATCGACTGGAGTCACGACTAATACAATCGACCATCAATTAATTGAGGCGAAAGCAGAAGATAAGCTTTCTCTACTTAAAGACGTAACAGTTATTGAAAATCCAGATAGCTGTATTATTTTTTGTAACACAAAAGAACATGTGGATAACGTGTTCACTGAGCTAGAAGAATCTAATTATGCCTGTGAGAAACTTCATGGCGGATTAGAACAAGTCGACCGCTTTGCAGTAATGGATGGGTTCAAAATGGGGAACTTCCGTTACTTAGTCGCAACAGACGTAGCAGCCAGAGGAATCGATGTTGATAATGTGACTCTGGTTATTAATTATGATGTTCCGATGGAAAAAGAGAGCTATGTCCACAGAACAGGAAGAACAGGACGTGCGGGTAATAAAGGAAAAGCAATTACGCTTGCCACTCCATATGAAGAAAAATACGTTAAAGCGATTGAACGGTATATAGGGTTTGAGATACCAAAAATGGATCCTCCTACAAAGGAAGAAGTGTCTAAAGGTAAAGCTGATTTCGAAGAGAAAATCGGTGGCAGGCGTGTGGTGAAAAATAATAAAACAGCACGAATCAATCAAGATATCATGAAGCTTCATTTTAGTGGTGGTAAGAAGAAAAAGATTCGTGCGTTGGACTTAGTTGGAACCATCTCAAACATTCCAGGTGTAACAGCGGAGGATATTGGCATTATCACCGTTCAGGATGCCATGTCTTATGTAGATATCCTTAATGGAAAAGGATCATTAGTTCTACAAGCAATGGAAAACACAACGGTTAAAGGGAAAAAGCTTAAAGTTAGCAAGGCAATTAAATAACATTTTTGAGGGGCCTGACCCCCGGCGCGTTAAAGCTTTAACGCACTGGGGGTCAGGCCCCTGTTATAATTGAATAAAATCTGTTAATCTTAGAGAAAAGTTAGATTTATGAACGTACAAGATAAATTCCTTGTTTGGGGTGATTTTTTGTTTAGTAGTGTGATACCAGCTATTCGTAATATGAAGGATTTTGAAAAAGTACTTAAGACAGATCATGAACATATCATTTTTCTAGAGACTCGTCTCTCACAAGTAGAGAGTATCGTAAAATATGCGAAGCAGCATAAGAAAAAAGTATTTATGCATGCAGATCTTATCCAAGGGTTAAAAGTGGACGAATATGGGCTTGAATATTTAATCAACAATGTGAAGGTGGATGGGATTATTTCAACAAGAGTAAACGTCATTGCCACTGCAAAAAAACAAAATATAATCGGTATTCAACGGTTATTCGCTTTAGATAGTCATGCACTTAATCACAATTTAAAAGCTTGCAAAAAAATCCAACCTGATTATATTGAGGTTTTACCTGGGGTTATTCCAGGCATTATTAAAGAAATTCACGATGAAACAGGTATTCCTGTCATTGCTGGTGGTTTAATTCGAACTAAAGAAGATGTTAAAAATTCACTGAATAGTGGTGCTTTTGCGGTAACAACTTCAAATAAGGATCTTTGGTAAAAATAGTCTTATGGTAAAATAGTCCGATAAAAGATAATTATTTGAATTGACAACGTTTTCAAAAGGCTGTATTATAACTAGTAAGTTAATAATCTGTGACGAGAACAGGAGACACATTAAATTCTTTGAATTTGTATTCAGGGGTATTTTAATGTGTCTTTTTTGTATTCTCTAAACGCCCTATTTGAACAGCAAACCGACCTGGGGGTGAATGTTTATTCTTGAGTAAGCGGTACGATGAGTGCCGGAAATTAGTAATCATTTAAGAGGGGGATATTATGAATAGGTTAAAAAAACCAGTCGTATTGTTAGTTATTTCTTTACTGTTAATCTTCATCGGTAGTTTTACAGCTTACCAGTTTAACAGTTCTAGTGGAGATGTGGATGTTTCACGAATTTATTTTGAAACACCAAGAGGTGAACTTTCTGGTCTTCTGTATAAACCAGAAGCTGCTGACGGGCAACCTAAGCCAACAATCATAGCAACACATGGATATCTTAATTCTGCTGAAATGCAAGATGCTCAGGCTATCGAAATGTCAAAAAGAGGCTATGTTGTTTTAGC
Encoded here:
- a CDS encoding S41 family peptidase, whose translation is MLKTNAHTINEIVKNDVISELITKLNRDYVFPEVAEKIEQRLLNKLEAGAYDSFLVVDEFAKELTEDLQAISKDKHLRVLVESGDKNVTAENNVGEFERRAKVQNYGFYKIERLQGNIGYIDLRNFHHPTQAGETAVHAMNLIKDTEALIFDLRKNGGGSPEMVALISSYLFEEKVHLNSFYFRPTDTMSESWTNPNQVQGTQYINKPVYILTSNYTFSAAEEFTYNLKNLNRATIVGEITRGGAHPGGFQPITNNFEAFIPTGKAINPITNTNWEGTGVEPHILMDKEEAFAYVYKTALEHVKAKYKDIPGYSFLLKEIEQVL
- a CDS encoding DEAD/DEAH box helicase, whose translation is MSERNFEGYKLSEEIRRALSVLKYETPTEVQQEVIPKALSNQDLVVKSQTGSGKTAAFGIPLCEMVEWEEKNPQALILTPTRELAVQVREDITNIGRFKRIKAMAVYGKEPFTKQKEELKQKTHVVVGTPGRVMDHIERGTLLLDQVKYLIIDEADEMLNMGFIDDVETIIKEIPTNRVTMVFSATLPKDVENLCHKYMKDPINIEIESTGVTTNTIDHQLIEAKAEDKLSLLKDVTVIENPDSCIIFCNTKEHVDNVFTELEESNYACEKLHGGLEQVDRFAVMDGFKMGNFRYLVATDVAARGIDVDNVTLVINYDVPMEKESYVHRTGRTGRAGNKGKAITLATPYEEKYVKAIERYIGFEIPKMDPPTKEEVSKGKADFEEKIGGRRVVKNNKTARINQDIMKLHFSGGKKKKIRALDLVGTISNIPGVTAEDIGIITVQDAMSYVDILNGKGSLVLQAMENTTVKGKKLKVSKAIK
- a CDS encoding glycerol-3-phosphate responsive antiterminator, coding for MNVQDKFLVWGDFLFSSVIPAIRNMKDFEKVLKTDHEHIIFLETRLSQVESIVKYAKQHKKKVFMHADLIQGLKVDEYGLEYLINNVKVDGIISTRVNVIATAKKQNIIGIQRLFALDSHALNHNLKACKKIQPDYIEVLPGVIPGIIKEIHDETGIPVIAGGLIRTKEDVKNSLNSGAFAVTTSNKDLW